The Mycobacterium sp. 3519A genome contains a region encoding:
- a CDS encoding nuclear transport factor 2 family protein — MSDAIERLMESNLLRVFNERDADRRRAAIAQTYSPDVRWTDDEGVSVGHEALDAKAQALQDGQLAGLSFVKAGPVYQTRGFGYLAWNVVAPGTDAPIVTGFDVALVHDELITDLFTIVTAAPH, encoded by the coding sequence GTGTCCGACGCGATCGAGCGACTGATGGAGAGCAATCTGCTGCGTGTCTTCAACGAGCGTGACGCCGATCGCCGCAGGGCCGCGATCGCGCAGACCTACTCGCCTGACGTCCGGTGGACCGACGATGAGGGCGTGTCCGTCGGCCACGAGGCGCTCGACGCGAAGGCGCAGGCGCTGCAGGACGGGCAGTTGGCCGGGTTGTCGTTCGTCAAGGCCGGGCCGGTCTATCAGACCCGTGGATTCGGTTATCTCGCATGGAATGTCGTGGCGCCGGGAACCGATGCCCCGATAGTGACGGGCTTCGACGTCGCGCTCGTGCACGACGAGCTCATCACCGATCTGTTCACCATCGTCACCGCAGCCCCGCACTGA